From Nicotiana tabacum cultivar K326 chromosome 22, ASM71507v2, whole genome shotgun sequence, one genomic window encodes:
- the LOC107762304 gene encoding GATA transcription factor 15 produces the protein MDLSDKGWGSEDMMSQAESQLKTCADCGTTKTPLWRGGPAGPKSLCNACGIRSRKKRRALLGLNKEDKKLKKSSENKNQYCSNSSTSSSGDSTSSSSSNGCLLKKKFLPFGRQVVALQRPRSRSRSSSTHKLGEVEQAAFLLMALSCGSVYA, from the exons ATGGATCTAAGTGATAAA GGTTGGGGATCTGAGGATATGATGAGCCAAGCAGAAAGCCAACTAAAAACATGTGCTGATTGTGGTACCACAAAAACCCCTCTTTGGCGTGGTGGCCCTGCTGGCCCTAAG TCATTGTGTAATGCTTGTGGGATCAGGAGCAGGAAGAAGAGAAGAGCACTTCTGGGATTGAACAAAGAAGacaagaaattgaagaaatcatctgaaaataaaaaCCAGTACTGCAGTAACAGTAGTACGAGCAGCAGTGGAGATAGTaccagcagcagcagcagtaatgGTTGTTtattaaagaagaagtttttgCCTTTTGGTAGACAAGTAGTAGCATTGCAGAGACCAAGATCAAGATCAAGATCAAGTTCAACTCACAAACTTGGTGAAGTAGAACAAGCTGCTTTCTTATTGATGGCTCTCTCTTGCGGCTCTGTTTATGCATGA